From the Schistocerca piceifrons isolate TAMUIC-IGC-003096 chromosome 2, iqSchPice1.1, whole genome shotgun sequence genome, the window TCGCACTTACCAAGTGTGCTTATTAAAGCTGGATATCGGGGCATCGTTAGTAGAAATGGTGTATGGGGAGCTGTTACCCATTCTAGCTGACCATCTCGCACCCGCAGCAGTGCCATCCACAGCAGAACTGTCACAGTGCCTACAGCAACTCCAAGACCAAATGGCAAGATCTGTCAACTGGCTGCTTCGTGGCAAGGCGAACACCCTATTTTGATCCACAAAGTTTTTGAGAACTGTACTCACATCAAATCAGCGCTCCAACCACCTTACTCTAGACCCTTCTCGGCATTGTGACGAGGTCACATGATCAAGAAACTCAAAACAGCAACACCACAAACGTCTCTATTGAGCAGGTCAAGCCAATGTGGGCCCTACCTtcactccctacaagacaacactgACGTCACAAGTCTCACTACATTTGGAGACATCCATGCAGGCATCACCTGAAGTTACCACCCCCTCCCCAACCAACAGCCATACCATCATCTTGTCCAGCAGCTGAACCAACACAGTGGACAGCAGCCCGCCCAcctgcccccacccccccctccccacaaagaGCTGGCAAACAAAGTTGAACAAAGTTTCAATTCCTTACATTCTGGTGCTCTGCGTTATTGGGTGAAGTGGGGAGATTAATGGACCAACTGTAGTGTATGTTACTCAGGTAGAAGGAGTAACTTTGAAGTTACTCTCAGTATCAAGTTGTGTGTGCATTAATATACATGTGTATTTGCATTTTTAGAAACAATAAGTAAGTCTATATGCTTCAGTTGTATGTACATTAGTTTATGTGGTGTATAAGCCTTACCTATGTGTATGTCCAACAATGTATTAATTGTTCCAACGTTTTTACTGTTTTAGTAAATGAATATAAAAGAAAGCTAACAACAAAATAATCCAATCAAAACTGGACCTCCAAAAAGAACAAGTGCTACCTGTCATTAAAGTGAACACTAATGACACAACAGCCTATTTTAGAAGCAAGAACAATTATTTGAGAGGGAAACTGCGAAGACTTGTCTGCCAGAAGGTACAATAATACAAACTCCATTTTCAACTGGATGCTACAATTTTCTGAAAGCTTCAGACACAAAAGAAGGCCCAAATGTTATCAGCAGGTATAGAGAAGATGCCTTCCACTTCCAAAAAAAGTGTGCTTTAGTCATAACATTCTTAAACTTGTCACATGGTCTCCTTCTTACCTTTCAAGTGAAGATGGATTATCCAAACAGTACCCTCCCctcaaaaatgaaatggaaatgtatatttttttttttttttttgggggggggggggggggggggggggatggcattgTGAATGCAAATTTACTCGGTTAAGTGTTGAAATCTTGTTTGTCACTGGTGAAACCTTTATCGAAACCAGCAATACCTAAAAGCAAAGTGCTTCACAATGACTTGTTCTATCCAAAATTGAACAACCCAACAGCATTGAAGAAATTAGCACCTAGTCTGTTGAAGTGCTTGAACTTTGAAGACTGAGTCATATTATGCACTTTAGAAGCTTTTCAACCATTCTTAAATATATTATACAACAGATCACAAGGTCCTGTTGTGTGTTCTCCAACACATGTGGCGAGGTATGTGACCACCAAACCTCTGACCTAAAATGAGATTTTAAATATGAAGTAACCCTGTTAATTATTCGCCCACTGCTGCAAAGGCATGATCTAGCTGCAGGAACAGAAACAAAATGACAAGGTATGCGTGCTAACTTACCGTAATCCCCACGGCCCATAGGACCACGCAAGGATGCAGCTGCTGCCCCCCCTTGCCCTCTCGGTCCTCCAGGGCCCCTCATGGGCATCACACCTGGAGGTAACATGGACGGGTGTGATGGTGAGCATCCACCACGGACTTGCATCATCTGCATCATGCGACGTTCTCTGGCCCGTagaatttcttctttctttttcttatccGATGGGGGTTTTGCCAATGAAACTTCAATTGCAGAACCCCCCATTTCTTTTCCATTCAGTTCCTCCATGGCcttaaaaatgtataaaaagataACACTCAAAAGTGAACAGAAGAACCACACAACAAGATCTAAAAATGTGTACAATGAAATATACTCTCGAAAATACATGTCATTTGTGTTCTCTGCAAAGAGTTATGAAAGTgcttatttttaaattaacagaactTCTATAccaaaaaatggggggggggggggggtaaaaaccaCACATCACAAGACAATTTCAGCACTGCAAGAAAGGCAAACATTTTTTCGAATATTAATGTCGATTTTACTGAGACATCCAAATTACAGTTTCAATCAAGCTGACTACAACTTACTAAATGGAAGCTTAATTAGTAAGGGAGCCACAATGTAAGTCAACAAAGACACAGAAGCTTCATTATAATCAGTTGTCATATGAACTTTCCATTTGGTTACGATGCGTTACAGTGAGAACTTCCCACAAGCACTACAGCTCAGATTCAGATTTTAGTTGGAGTTCTGAAAGTGTCATAATTTGCTTGCTTTAATTGTTAGTAACTGAATTCTGGCATATGCAGCCAGAGATAGcagtcaaatgtgtgtgtgtgtgtgtgtgtgtgtgtgtgtgtgtgtgtgtgtgtgtgtgtgtgtgtgtgtttttcttgtcTGAAAaatgctttggctgaaagctaaatgagTAACAGTATTTTGTTGTGCCCCATCAgctactcaacatgtcatctttaaggTGGGTAGCAATCAGTCCTTTTCAATATTTATGATATTCCAACATGGACTTTACAGTGTTTGACAATGTTATCTGGTAAAGAGGCTCAGATGATTTTTTCCCCCCTCCATAAGAAAACTGTGTATGACTACACAGACTGATTAAACCAAGAAAGATATACATAAAGCAGATACAGAGGCAAATGGTACAAATACTTTCTATTCTGATTCCccgtagaaatgaaaaaaatattgctcAATGGAAACTTTATTCATCACATTTATCCGTAAAACAACAAATTAGTTATGAAGTATAAATGTACAAATCAGTTGTTGGACACAGCAAATATTTTGCGGCTTTTTCCACAACTGAAGTTTCAGGTTCCATTGTTACAGTAGCAAATTTGCTAGGACAGACACAAACATGCATTAAATTAACTGGATGAGAGATTGATTTTTATTGGACAGTTTAATGAATCAGTGGATCAATGGACACTGTCAGAGTTAGTACCAAATGGTATGATAAGAGCAGATCATCTCTAGGGAAATGGCCAATACATACATATTTACACAAGGATTTCAAAAGCGTTCCTTCAGTTTACCTGGGTCAACTGCAGTGGTACCTCAATCtctcaaaactttttgaaaatgcCCCTTACTGTATCATGATTTTAGCACATAAGTAACACATTTTCTACATACGCAAACACTCTACACACAGTAATTTGAGGACTACAGGGTTACCGCAAGTTTCCCCATGTGAAATTCCCTGCTTTCCAGactagtaataagatttttccctGACCAATTCTGAGATAAGGGCAAGTTAAGACATAAGTTGACTATTTGTCTTTTCAGCTATGGTACAAGAAAGATCAGTGCAAatgagggggggaaaaaaaagaaaaaaaaaacttggaagcagACGATGTTTTTTGATATGAGCAAAATATTTTAAGtattaacatcaacatcttttgtaatgaactgtttttagatggagaaagcaagccaaatggccTACgtatttcattaagaccactgatgttattttatttcaataaaacaacatatttggtgacaaaaatacaaattTCCTTGGAGACAGAGGACaggtttaaaataccttcactgatttcagaaataacctcaaaaaagtaggcctcttgaaataCGTGTATAAGGCAGGAAAGaactgtgtaaaccaacactgtaggcgaccgccaataaaatgttggttctattaTCACCACTACTGTCGGTTATTGCCCACTGTGTAATATTTATatcttacaggtattgtgtgatttttcttttgagaaatgtatgAGTACATAATGTACAAACCGCTAGCAAatgacaaaattttcttcttcttatcgtccatgcATTCTAACATAGAAAATACTTTTGAAGTGCCTAAAGttgctagaacaaataaaatgcctTTAAAACATCACACTGCACAATGTACTTGCaatgagacagtcgcaattcctgaaatccatcacccatggcctctggcctaTTGAgttctgggtccatggataaaccataaaaATCTGCTGCAATAAGTCATGCACAAGCAGACCCAGCCCGTAACGAGATTGGTGAGACTAGATACAACGGGCAGGGCCTGCACGTTAGTGGGAATCGAatggcttcagattggcaggcccaATCCATTACAGATACCAGCAAAAACAGCCTGCAGTTTTGGCCCATCGCAGAAAGCACTTCTGTGGCTAGctattcatgagccacagacagcatgtcaATGAAATGAACcgtggtgatcaatccatgcaacagataacttgttcaaatactctgagaatcaataataatgaggataggtagcaactcaccataaggacgattgctgagccacagacagaaACGTAGAAAAGACCATTTTCGGCCATGGCTTTTgcgtctacagtctctgagaaacAGATCTAAACTAACCATTCATCACGCATctcattggcagctgctaggctagcgacAAGCAGTGGTGGCAATACTGCCTGCccgctgaggggagtggtaggaagggggctaagcagtagtaatgagggagtagggaagccgcacacatactcagctgcacccagccagcgacAGTGcacgacacctcagtaaacaagtcatttcatttactgagacaaaaatgtgattttccagtgtttttttacttcaaattttcttcaAGTTTCCCTCATATTTCCCTGATGTTCCTGATATGTTTGATATTCCCTGTTACCAGAATATGCGGCAACCCCGAACTAGATATTTTAGATTCTAGATTCAGAAACATACAAAACTTCCTGTTTATAGAGAGCACAGATCAAGGAAACTGGAAAGATAGGACTGAACTTTTGCAAAATAGCATCCGTTACTGGCATGAGGTAATTTAACACAGGCACTAACTATGCCTTAAACAATGCTGCAGACCGCAAATGTGAAGTACTGATCAACTGAAAGGTTGTTCAATTATTACTGCTCATATATATTTATGGCACTCACCTTTATTGCATTTTCCCGGTCTTCAAAATGGATAAAAGCGTAGTCTTTTATTTTCTTCACTCTTTCCACTTTTCCATAAGCTTCAAATGattctttcagtttttcttcagAACAGTCTTGCGTGAGATTCCTTACATACAGCACCTTTACCTACAACAGAAGAAAATTGATGAAAAATCATCTAGTAGATAGCTAccacattaatttcagatgcaCTAGTCAATTTGGTACCTGCGTCTCAGTTCACCATAACAATTCCTATGCTGGTTCTGTAAGAGTATACTATCAACTTAACAGGACAAAAAGTTCATCGTTGCATATCAAATATGTCAACTGGTTTACGAAGTTTTCTAAATTTTTACttgtacaaggtctgttcaaaaaaattccggaacaatTGTCATTTCACGTCACTGGTTGGTTGGAGCGGAATGTGACTCACATCCTTGTACACACACCTGTATTTAATGTGCAACTGCAGGAAGACCTATTGCTGTATATCTGTTAGTTAccattcagtgctgtattgagtagaatgttgtgtcacgCTGTTCAGGAATTTTGAGATGGCAGGGTTCGAGgagcaacacgtctgcattaaatttttcgtgaaactcaagaaaacctttgcagagacacacaccaaatgatgcaggtgaTAATGGTGATAAGAACTTAAACCATACTTGGTGTTACGAAAGGCTCACGTGGTTTAAAAATGATCAATTGAAAGttaagatgaccctcattcagggcGTCCTTAACGACTACTGACAATGTTCACGTCAGGAATGTCAATGAGTTGTGTGTGCCAATCAAAAattgactgtccaagagattgcagaagaatgtaacttttcagttggatcatgtcatgaaatcctgacacagtatcTTGGAATGCTTTGAGTAGCCACCAAGTTCGTCCTACAGCTCTTGAGTCAAGACCACAATGACCTTagccttgcaatctgtgaagagcttatCAATTGCGCAAATGAGAAGGAGATGttgcatttgacacggtgtcccattgcaggctgttaacaacagtaagagcatacggaataaTTTCATAGATATGCAAGTGGCTggaaaacttcttaaataatagaacccaatatgttgtcctaaCGGCAAGCGTTCAtctgagacaagggtatcgtcaggagtgccccagggaagtgtgatacaacCCCTGTTGTTCTCTGACAGGGTGGggagcaatctgtggttgtttactgATGGCGTCTCGGTctacagtaaggtgtcaaagttgagtgactgtaggaagatacagcacaacttcgacaaaatttccagttggtgtgatgaatggcaactagtcttgaaagtggaaaaatgtaagttaatggggacaagtaggaagaacaaatctgtaatgtttggatacagtatcacTATTGTTCCACTTGACACAGTCATCATCGAGATATCTGGGgataacactgcaaagtgatacgAGGTGAGACCAGTGTATGAgaactgcggtagggaaggcgaatggtcatctttgatttattgggagaattttcggaaagagtggttcacctgtaagggagactgcatatagaacactggtgcgacctattcttgagtactgctggagtattTGGGATCCATAACTGGTCGGATCGAAGGAAAACATTGATGCAATTCAAAGGCGGGGTGCCAGAttggttaccggtaggttcgaacaaaagtAAGTGTTAGAGAGATGTTTCAGaacatcaaatgggaatccctggatggaacaTGACGTTCTTTttgaataacaccattgagaataTTTAGAGTGCCGGCATTatgagctgactgccgaacgattctactgccgccaacatacattgcgcgcaaggaccacgaagataatataagagaaatcagggctcatacagaggcatgcaGACAATCTGCTTTCCCTCACTcttatttgctagtggaacagaaaaggaaataacgaGTAGTGCAGTgtaccctccacctcacaccgtactatggcttgcggagtatctgtgtaaatGTAGATatcccttaagagaatcataactggtgataagATGGTCTATGGTCATGATGTTGACGCTAAGTTCAATCTTTGCAATAGGTCACGAAAGCTtgcttcttatttttttaaaaaaattaaaataaatatgatagttcatcatgaatttgtcccacagggacaaactgttaactaATGGAACTACCAGAATGTGTTGCGATGTCTGGGAGAAAATGTGACAAGGATATGGCCTGAAACGCGGCGAGACGATCTATGGCTCTTGCATTATGATAGAGCACCCACATATTCATCTTTGTTGGTGCATGACTACTGCACAAAGAACAACACTGCTGCTTCATTCTCCGTACTGTCCAGAAATGACTACTGCATTCCAAAGTTAAAAAGCTAGTTGATAAGACAAAGATTTGGAATgacagacaagataaaagaaaattcacacatgGCAAGTGGCCTGCCACGACTGCTTCCAGGAGTGGAAATGGTGTTGGGAGTGACGTGACGTACCAATTGTGGAGGAGATTATTTCAATAGAggccatgcacagtaagtaaaaggcaagtacagaaaaattttgtggacaaagttctggaattttttaaacagacctcATATACTCTATTTgtcttacaaaaataaaataaacaactttTCATTACTGCAAAAACAAAGGAGCCACCTCAGATAAGAGGTAAATGTTTATTACAATGGTTATTGCCACTTCAGCAAACTGAACACTTCACTTCATTATAATACACATGAGGTGGAAAACTATCGCTGCAGAGCAATAACACTAAATCACAGCACTGTTATTTTCCTAATTAATTTCCATACCTATGTGCAACTAGTAGGAAGCAACTAATATGATCACGCCTCCTGCACCAAACATACCTTTGACATTGTAGCCTCATCAGGCTCTTCTTGGGGATCTGCCCAATCAACAATGATATCACATCCCCACACCTTTATACGGCCAGTACCTAGCCGTCTCTTAGCTAAGGATGCTGCTTTGTGGGATTCATATTCCAAAAAACAAAAGCCACgattcttcttcttgtcatcagGTGAGCTGTATATAATCACTTCTGTCAGACCAGCTGGAGGAAGAATCAATCATGGCAGCACATTAGCATAAGAATCAAGACATTCATATGTAAATTCAATTCTTAAACCTATATCCATTGCTCTTTTTACCATTTAAAAGTTCCTCAGCAGCAAGAGTTGCGGACTGAGCACGCCTGCTTACAACACATGACTATATATAAAAACTAAAAATCATGCAACTTGATACAATTCACATTAATAATTACGAAAATTAAGTCAATTATGATTTACATGGAAAAAAGTCGTGTATGTATCAAAGATAATTCTTTTACACCATCCATCATTCCCACCCACCGTGCTCAAATCAGTGAATGGAGCACAACTTAGAAAGGCAAATGTTAGCATAATGCAGTTCTCTATCCAGCCAATCTTTTAGTTCAAGCCAATCAAACTTTCAAACAAAATGACTTATCGGCTTAAGCGATAATCTCAACTTACGTGCGTGTTTTGAAAATTCTTCAAACAACTCGTCACGATCTCGATTCTTGGGTATATTCCCAACGAATAAGCGATGATTGTTATATGATACTGTAACACCAATCTTTTTGCCTTTCCGAATTTCGTAATCGTTCAGCTGTAAGAACAATGGGGAAGGAAGTGCGCCAATTAAGCTTGCCTCGCCTGTGGGGTGCTCTTATGCCTGCTTTATTGGCTGGTCTGCTTTGACAGTGAGGGTGGGAATGGGACAGAGCCTCAGGAAGCTCTGCCCGTCTGAATGTTAGCAAGCCGCACCCATCCTCACAAATTAAATTGTGCAAGGCAGGTACCTCAGTAGGTAATTTCTCTGCCACCTGGCTTGAATATTTGGCAATTTCATACATTCATCAAATGGATGGGGCAACTAACTAACAAGCTGAGAGGCACAGCTGTGATGTGGGCCCAATCCAACCCCTGCTGTCTCTAAACTACATCAATTTTTGTCTCTTTCTTTACACATTACCTGTTAATTTACCAAACTCGTCCAGAATCTCCTCTTTGCCTTTAGACTTTGGAATGTTGCCCACAAAAAGTCGCAGATTTGGAACACTAATGTTAACTTTCAGACTCTTGCCAGGTTTGATTTCATGATTATCAAGCTGtgggatgaagagaaacacacacatgccAAATTTTGGTGAGTGAGCAACAACAAGTTCAAAAAAGACGATCAGTAAATTTAGGGACTAATAAGAGCTAACTTCACAATTCTGTACCAATATTCTACTGAAACAGGCATGCTCTCTCCTTAAAATTTTAATGGATTCAAATTTTGAATGAGAGAAGTACAAAGAGTAACAAATcttacacttttttattatttattttcagaacTACTAAACTTCAACAAACTACCATGTAAGATATTATAGTAGCTACTACACGGAAACTATAACTCAGAAAGGAGTGACTTCTCCAGCCATCACCTAAGAGAACTACTGTATGAGTTTGAATTTGGGAACACTGATCAACTGTTTGTCCAGTCCCAATTTTGCCCACAGAGCAAAGAGGAGATCTGGAAGCAAAACTTATTCTACTACTGACAGACATCCAATATAGCAAGTACAACAAGCGAACATTGTATGTTCTCAGAGTATTCAAACTCACTCAGTTTTTGAGCCAAACTTCAATACTGATTCACAAGTACAAATATATGCCAAATCAAATGGTCCAGGATAATTTTCCAATGTTTAAACTAACAAGTGAGTTTGTTACCAGAGATAATTATTTGTAGACATATTAAACATCAATTATGTAACTCAAACAATACATAACTTTATAGACAAGTATTGACACCTACAAACAGTTCAGTCTCACAATTACCTCCTTGACTGCTTGCTGTGCTGCCTCCCTAGCGGTGAAAGTAATAAAAGCATATCCCCTATTAAGGCCTGTCATGGGATCCATCATTAACCTTAGATCCCAAATAGTTCCACATTTTTCAAACAGAGGAATGAGCTCATCTTCATACATGTCTTTTGGTATCTTGCCACAAAAAACCTGAAACAGCAGCGAACAGCATTGTATCCAAATATACAAAACAAGTAAACGAATTTTCATAAACAATTACCTAGAAATTATCTATTTATTACACACCTCACAGCCATTACCAGGAGCTGGTCCCTCCCAGTCAGGTGGAGGTCCACCATACTTCCGCTGCCCTGTAGTTACGTCCAATGTATATCCAGTGCGTTCCAAAATTGATTTAATTTTGTCCTCATCTGGTGCTTTTGCAACAGTACCAGAGCCTGAACCCTGGCCTGCACGGCTTTTCTGGCGATAAGTTTTCATTACACCACACAAATATGCTGACTTATTTGAAACATGTTCCAAATTTGAATCAAGAAACTGTGTCAGAACGTTCAGTGCACCATCTACCGGAAATTCTTTCAGAGCATCCAAAGCACGTTCATCCAAATCAACGTGAGCAAGTTTACCTAcgaaaataatgacaacaaatcaatTTTATTTCAACATCAAAAGAATGCAGTGGTCCATGTTTAGAAACTTTTACAGATTACAACTGACAATTTTATACTGCAtccaaataaattattatttaacagactCAGTAAACTCTTATTCTCACTTTGCACCTACTGCTCACGTCCCCCTTCAATAAaagtatacttttttttttaatagacctACATAAAAAGTAAAGCTAACAACCCAAAGGTTTGTTTGAACAAGACAGCACTCTATTTAGCAAGGTCCTAGTGGTGATGGCATACTCTTGCCATGGAACTGGCTTATCCTGCCATGGGACTGGCTTATCCATGGGGTATATCATGGACACCATTGTGAAACTTGGCATTTTGCTAACAAATCATTCCCACATGTGAGAGCCACACTTACCTGAAAACAGGGTCACTTAACTACTTACCTGAAAACAGGGTCACTTAACTGAAGCTCAAAGATCATTACACTGTTAATAGCTGTGTTGTAAAACGTATAAAAGCCACGAGAAAACACTACCCTTTAAtcacttcaagcaataaaaatgATTAAGCAAGATCAGGCCTATGTTGTAAATAAACTTTGCAGCACTTAAAGAGGCACTCCTTCAGCAACACAAAGTGTATTATTTTAATGGAAAATTCAATTATCTTTCACAAATTTCCAAGTCATGGTAGACTCAAAAGTTCAGCAGCAGACACAGCATCAATGAGGACAGACTCTGCAGATTTGAGGTACAACAGTTTTGAGACATTAGATCTCTTCAATCACAACATAATATGCTTTCAACATCAAGCCACCTCTAGCTAACAGAAAATCTACAATGTAAGATCTTGACACAAATCCATTATCAATATATTTGGTACATTGCACAACACTGAAAAAGCTTTTCATACAAGCCCACAACCTATCAGTtgaacaatcaaaaaattaatgatACACAGTTCCATCTTCAATTGTATTCAGCTCTGCAAATACCAGTTGCAACCAGAACCCAGATCAcaattcaatttaaataatgtattttcACCACTATGTGTGGTGAACATACAAAGCGAGAAACATGTCAATAATCCCCAGAGTTGCCACAGACACTCCTTCAcacatttgctattacataatacTCAATGTGGTAAACTACTACTAACTCAGGAAAACAATAATTATGAATACAACTTTAAATATGCCTGTTTAGcatgtttaaaaattaaaatactaaTTGATGGAAcacactgctgtcaattgttttgGATGTAATTTTTACTCTTGTTTCCaagaaataatgaaacaattagCAAGTCACTCTACTGCAACAAAAAGGATTTTGGCAGCTGATTGCTCCACTTCTCAATAAATCTGACATAGACAATAACATCTTGCACATGTAGCCTAGCTGCAGTAATTCAAATAATTGTCTACATGTTGCTTTGTGCTGAAAATAACCTAAGAAGCATTTAAATGAAAACGTGTTGAGTGCACAGATTTAGCATACAAAATTGGTAAAACTGCTGTCTAATACTGATGGTACTTATTAATTATTCACTTTAAGAAGAGCCTGAATGGTGACTGCCAAGAGCAAGTCTATCGATAGAAGTCGAATGCTGTGTTTTATTACCAACAGCTCACTGTTAAACCCTACCTAGACAATCTTAGTTGTCAGACAACCATGTTCTCAACGAGTCTATGTACCCGTAAATTAAGACAATACATgaaattaaaaatgacagaactGTTGTGTGTAAATTGAGTTTGAAACAGTTAAATAAACTTATATGTTCAACAAAGACACTTTGCACCTGGTATTGAAAGCAACATAGGTAGCAACTGGAAACAAACGAATATGGGTCTGAAGCCATATACTGACTTCTACCTTAGTAGCTTCTCCTGTCAACCGTCAtgctgagagtcttcttagagTGAACAATAAGTAAGTGCATGTAAATAATACAGTAACAGTAGCTTGCATATGCTCATCTGTTAAGTGATCTTTAAGTCTATCCAGCTGGCTTATAGCATTTAAAGAGGGATACCTGAAACCATGACCAAACCATCTTCACAAACTTTACCATGACTGCTATTCTGAGTCAAAGACTGAACGGTAAATTCATCAACAGAAAAAGCCGGATTCTTCAATACCGATGAGGTCTACAGCCGCATTAGAAACACACTGCTTCATAAATTCTTTTGCACAGAATCAACATACAAAGGATGATTAGCTACGAAAGTTATTGAGAACATGAGCACCAGAAGCCTATAAAGTATTAGGAACGGACAATAATTTCATTTCGTTGCCAACATTCACACCATCCAATCTTACTGTGTTTACACTGACTGAGAATGAAATTCCACTTCAATTCTCTGCTGTGTTAGTTTCTAGAGATTAAGGGCAATAGCTATTTGCTTTACAAATCAGCGAACTACCAGTAATAAGAATTAACAAGAAGTTCGAGAAAGGAGGATTGGGTGAATCATGTAAATTAGCAATGCTTGCGAAGGAGAAGCACCTCTTTTTGGGAAGATGCAATACGTCTTTAATTATACACATATTATTCCAAAGGAACTATATGCCGCACTTGTAGCAACGTATCTGATTCAAGGTAGTAAATCATTCCATCTACAAGCTCTGAAAGGTCAGGATTCCACTATAAATCTATTTGTGGCTGCAAATTACTGCTGTGGTAATCAGAAGGTACAAATTTTGATGATATAATTTGACTTGCTGAAAATTACTCTTCCATTTACTTTCACATCTAACCAGTCGTTTTATTTAATTCTTTGACTGCAAAATCTCTTATAACTGGTTCCACGACTTCTTAACTGGAAAAAATCtcttttttgtgtgtttattattttaGTCTTAATGTAAACGATTTATAGTCCTGCACTGAGCAAGGGG encodes:
- the LOC124776258 gene encoding heterogeneous nuclear ribonucleoprotein Q-like isoform X1 is translated as MAEGNGEVTMEEKSVKEEVKTEVTEDYQKLVAYGLDEKVAAKLDEIYKTGKLAHVDLDERALDALKEFPVDGALNVLTQFLDSNLEHVSNKSAYLCGVMKTYRQKSRAGQGSGSGTVAKAPDEDKIKSILERTGYTLDVTTGQRKYGGPPPDWEGPAPGNGCEVFCGKIPKDMYEDELIPLFEKCGTIWDLRLMMDPMTGLNRGYAFITFTAREAAQQAVKELDNHEIKPGKSLKVNISVPNLRLFVGNIPKSKGKEEILDEFGKLTAGLTEVIIYSSPDDKKKNRGFCFLEYESHKAASLAKRRLGTGRIKVWGCDIIVDWADPQEEPDEATMSKVKVLYVRNLTQDCSEEKLKESFEAYGKVERVKKIKDYAFIHFEDRENAIKAMEELNGKEMGGSAIEVSLAKPPSDKKKKEEILRARERRMMQMMQVRGGCSPSHPSMLPPGVMPMRGPGGPRGQGGAAAASLRGPMGRGDYDYDYEYYGYSDYRGGYSDPYYDDYYRYEDYYFDYPPPPPPARGRGRPPQPQAGRGRGVVARGRAGGPPGRGGTRGASRNAVSGVATRGGSRAAVRGAARAKGSLPGEDGKRKFDGGHQNQGESKRRYQSSWGNQPLAQQPLGNAYGGMAGMNGGGYGPAADQQWYQDTYPTWS
- the LOC124776258 gene encoding heterogeneous nuclear ribonucleoprotein R-like isoform X5 is translated as MAEGNGEVTMEEKSVKEEVKTEVTEDYQKLVAYGLDEKVAAKLDEIYKTGKLAHVDLDERALDALKEFPVDGALNVLTQFLDSNLEHVSNKSAYLCGVMKTYRQKSRAGQGSGSGTVAKAPDEDKIKSILERTGYTLDVTTGQRKYGGPPPDWEGPAPGNGCEVFCGKIPKDMYEDELIPLFEKCGTIWDLRLMMDPMTGLNRGYAFITFTAREAAQQAVKELDNHEIKPGKSLKVNISVPNLRLFVGNIPKSKGKEEILDEFGKLTAGLTEVIIYSSPDDKKKNRGFCFLEYESHKAASLAKRRLGTGRIKVWGCDIIVDWADPQEEPDEATMSKVKVLYVRNLTQDCSEEKLKESFEAYGKVERVKKIKDYAFIHFEDRENAIKAMEELNGKEMGGSAIEVSLAKPPSDKKKKEEILRARERRMMQMMQVRGGCSPSHPSMLPPGVMPMRGPGGPRGQGGAAAASLRGPMGRGDYGGWHDLLVSESDVWCFSRLVVGVESWRVAGQVGPRDVGEPVGLLATRYPGWQHVGGHGQPYVGRRAPREVYQVRTVSANLTGVTRTRGSRSGATRAAGATSPLPSNHWAMRMGAWRA
- the LOC124776258 gene encoding heterogeneous nuclear ribonucleoprotein Q-like isoform X2, which translates into the protein MAEGNGEVTMEEKSVKEEVKTEVTEDYQKLVAYGLDEKVAAKLDEIYKTGKLAHVDLDERALDALKEFPVDGALNVLTQFLDSNLEHVSNKSAYLCGVMKTYRQKSRAGQGSGSGTVAKAPDEDKIKSILERTGYTLDVTTGQRKYGGPPPDWEGPAPGNGCEVFCGKIPKDMYEDELIPLFEKCGTIWDLRLMMDPMTGLNRGYAFITFTAREAAQQAVKELNDYEIRKGKKIGVTVSYNNHRLFVGNIPKNRDRDELFEEFSKHAPGLTEVIIYSSPDDKKKNRGFCFLEYESHKAASLAKRRLGTGRIKVWGCDIIVDWADPQEEPDEATMSKVKVLYVRNLTQDCSEEKLKESFEAYGKVERVKKIKDYAFIHFEDRENAIKAMEELNGKEMGGSAIEVSLAKPPSDKKKKEEILRARERRMMQMMQVRGGCSPSHPSMLPPGVMPMRGPGGPRGQGGAAAASLRGPMGRGDYDYDYEYYGYSDYRGGYSDPYYDDYYRYEDYYFDYPPPPPPARGRGRPPQPQAGRGRGVVARGRAGGPPGRGGTRGASRNAVSGVATRGGSRAAVRGAARAKGSLPGEDGKRKFDGGHQNQGESKRRYQSSWGNQPLAQQPLGNAYGGMAGMNGGGYGPAADQQWYQDTYPTWS